In the genome of Dermacentor andersoni chromosome 3, qqDerAnde1_hic_scaffold, whole genome shotgun sequence, one region contains:
- the LOC126520784 gene encoding uncharacterized protein, giving the protein MFACNQPLGRQRAQREGQRTQAAVERFARRRVLVIGDSNVGRAEQGVMARVKADGRVQVEAQAGKGMAEAMTKAREVVGVSTESDSLIIMHSGLNDELKGRSQDLERHIETGLSKLREASGRVHVTICTIPEVQGQAYQVERRVVEANQVIRSLSGRLGYSVMDFNRDVYGTGFRPFVQDGIHYSGATGKRIGGRMGRQATAFLGGPRALNEAV; this is encoded by the exons atgtttgcttgcaaccag CCACTGGGGCGCCAGCGGGCGCAAAGGGAGGGGCAGCGGACACAGGCTGCAGTCGAACGGTTTGCACGTAGAAGGGTCCTGGTGATAGGGGACTCCAATGTGGGGAGGGCCGAACAGGGCGTGATGGCGAGAGTGAAGGCGGATGGACGAGTACAGGTGGAGGCGCAAGCGGGCAAGGGCATGGCGGAAGCAATGACCAAGGCGCGGGAAGTAGTTGGGGTCAGCACGGAGAGCGACAGCTTGATCATTATGCATTCTGGGCTCAATGACGAGCTTaaggggagaagccaggaccttGAGAGGCACATTGAGACTGGGCTGAGTAAGCTTAGAGAGGCCTCCGGGAGGGTGCATGTGACCATATGCACTATCCCGGAGGTCCAGGGCCAGGCTTACCAGGTAGAAAGGAGGGTGGTTGAGGCCAATCAGGTCATTAGGAGTCTGAGCGGACGACTCGGGTACAGCGTGATGGATTTCAACAGGGACGTGTACGGAACGGGCTTCCGGCCTTTTGTGcaggatggcattcactacagtGGTGCCACTGGCAAAAGGATAGGGGGCAGGATGGGTCGCCAGGCAACAGCTTTTTTAGGGGGACCCAGAGCCCTGAATGAAGCAGTGTAG